The following nucleotide sequence is from Vulpes lagopus strain Blue_001 chromosome 1, ASM1834538v1, whole genome shotgun sequence.
gagagaaggtggTAAAGGCTTTCAAGGTAGAGAGGATTACATGACACGGGCATTGAGTTCAAGAAAAGCATGGTGATCACAACAAGGAATTCACTATGGCTAGAGGGTAAACATCAAAGAGGAAGCAGGAAATAAAGCAGGTGTAGGAGCAGGGCCAGGTTACAGAGGGTGACTATtgttgtgtctgcttttgtgccataGACAGATGCTGGAGGAGGGACTGGGGAGGATGGGAGCTATAGCTGCCAGGACATCTGGGAAACAGTTGCAGTAACTaaggagagaaataagaaaagatgaTGACTTAAACCTGGGCAGGgagggaattaatttttttaaaaagattttatttatttactcctgaaagacacacaaagagaggcagagacataggcagagggagaagcaggctccctgtggggagcctaatgtgggactcgatcacgggaactgggatcacaccctgagccaaaggtagatgctcaaccactgagccacccaggcgtctcaggGAGAGGGTTAATTTGAGAATGTTCAGAAAGTGAAAGTTGAGTTTCGTGATGTGTGGGCATTAgacctgaggaggaggaagagggaagccTCAGGGATGCCTCACAGATTTCTAGGTGACTGGGTAGATGCTGGAGCTAACGGggcaagagggagacagaataaaAGCAGCACCTACTGGAGGGAGATGCAGGAGGTAACTCCTTCTTCCCACCCACAGAACTCTCAGGCATACAGTCTAGTGGGAAAGAGTCGATCAGGACTGTGGATACATTTGCCCATTTCCTGCTTCCAtcccaaaacagaaacaaatttttatttttaccgcCATCATTCAGGGAAAACTGGGAAATGAGCAGCAGGATTTAAACACAAGGTTGGTAAGTATGAAGGTGGTAAGGAACTGCCAGGGCCAGCTGCTTGTGGACCTGTTACATGAGGACCAGGACAGGAGATGGCCAAATCAATGTGGGCACACAAATGACACCAGaaggagggacccctgggttTGGAACTGGAAAAGAGCAGAGAGAAGTCAGGGACCTCCTAGTGAGGCTGGTGCATGTGGGAGAATGAAGGATCTCACAAGACAGACTTTACCAAACAGGGAGAAGTTGGACTGGCCTGAGAATTTCCAGAGGCCTTTAGAAGTAGGGCAAGACAGTGTGCCAGGCCATGGTGGGGGAACAGGATTCTGACTCGAAACCTGAAACTACTCTGGGATTGAATAtgattcagtttttattttacttgagcTAAACATTTCTCATACTTGAAGTTTGTTTTGCCTCACTGGCTCttttttttgtatcctgagaGCATTGGATcagagggcaggagcaggaggggtaGTCCTGGGGTGTGGcctgaggaagaggaaaatattcCTCTCTAGATCTGCAGTTGTTGGCATTAATTTCAAAAGAAGCCTAAGTTTGGGGAGAGAATAGACATTCTAGTctgaaaacaatgtttttttttttcccctcagcctTTCTTCCTGTCAAACTTCAGGTCATATTTTTGGGATGGTCTTGTCTTTGTAAGTTCTTAAATAATGATGGGCTATTTTCACAGGTCCCTTATTTTTACTTGCTTAATTCATTTTGGAATGCTGGTGTCCACAGCATGGGCCAATAGTATGAAAGCCTCAGTCCTCTATTGTCTGGAAGGCTTATAAAATTGAGTACTTGGACTTGGGTTGGGTGGGAAGCTATTACTCAAAGGCATGCCTTGTTTTGTTCTGTCAGCAAAATTTCAAACTCTTTCAAATAGGGAAAAGCTGAGTTCTCTGAAGtacttttaatgagaaaaaaatgagaaaacaattttctttccaaactttattacaaaatttttttattatgagggTTTAACAGAGCAGTTAGACTTGCCATCTCTCTTGTGAAACCTCAAcaatttacaaaattaataaatatgaaactAGGTTTAGTCTTTAGTCATTTTTTAATAGCCATGTCATCCACTTGTAAAgcacaaagaggaaaaagaatcctTTATCCATGTGTAATACAAACTCAGAAATTTTCAACCGCCATTGAATTCTCTGTAGGATTTCCCTAGGCAGAACAGATAATCACACTCTTTCACCTTTCTATAAAGACCTAAGACACATAAATAGATCCATAAATAGTTcatataaatatagattttacctgttaaataataaaattatcaagTCTGGAATCTGGTcttaaaaaagtacaaaataaggCATGTAATTCATTAAAATGGAAACTTTGGCCCCAAAGTTATCTCAGGGtctattaaatacataaataacttaaAGCCCTTAGAAAAGCACATATAAAGCAAAGTGGTACTCAGTGAAAACTTTCATCTTTGGGGAGAGGGAAGGCTCATTCAGATTTTATCTCTGCACAAAAATGTTACCTCTGAAACTTCAATTGGATGAACTAGTTTAAGAACCCTAATGAGTTTAGTCAGAAATGGGGCTGGGTCTACTTTCCCAGAAAGCCTGCTCTGGGGAGCTGGGATTAGATCAGAAGCTCTTAAGCCACATGGCGAACAATGGGGGTGACACAGGTGCAGCCCACAGCCACCAGCATCTTCTCTAGCCGGAAGGAGTGGGGGCAGTGCTGCGACTCCCTTCGCAGAACCAGGATCTCTTGCTGGATGGGGACGGAGTTCATGTGGTAGTTTATGTTCCCTTCATTATTGACACAGCCCAAGTGGCGGCACTTCGCCTCCCAGATCACAGAGGGGTATCTCTCAGGGTCCTCATTGCGGCTGTAAGGAAGACAAAAGCAAGGGAGGAAGTGAATACCTGGTAAAGCAGGAAGGAAATCAGACAGGAATAAATGAAGGGAGGCAAATTCACAGGGTGACAAATGATAGGCATTGCAAATTCTTGAAGTATTGCTAGTCTGAAAAAGTAGTTTGGGGAAAACTTGGAGTTGTAAGCATATGAAATGTTACAGAAAAGAATGATCCATTTTTCCCAATTTCTTTGAAGACCAAACCAAATAAGATAGACTTAGACTGCAGAGGGAATTTCAGTTTGATACAAAGGACAATTTCTTAGGGTCTGTTTAATAGAGAAAGGCCAAGGGAATCATCTAAGATTATGAGAGCCATTAATCTGATTTATTGAAGACTGTCTTTGAAGCAGGGAATTTTATCTGAAAGCACATTCATGGGAGAAAGCCCAGATCTGACACGAAGGATTGGAATCTCTATaaccttctcttccctctcttctccagcTGAGTGAATAACTTGTTTTGACTTTTGAACTGACTTATTTGAACTGTTCTTAGTAATGGGAGGAGAAGAAACCACAGTCAGGTGAATCTATAGTCATCACATAACTGAGGCTTATATGCATGAAATCAAAGCACTAAAATCCATTTTGTATTTAGTCCTAACGGGGTCTAAATATTGGATGTATTAAGGTCATGGCAAATATAATAGGTCTGTTGGTGATATAGATAAAGACTATATAACTCAAAAAGGGGTGGAAATATTCAACATGATATTTTTCTTCACTGGGATTCAAACTATGTTATTCCACTGCTAATCTGacaaaaaaaggcacaaaaatccCAGTTAATTACTAGTTACTTTCAACAAATCATCTTAATGGTAGGTCTGGTAAAGAGAATTCAAGCATTAATCCTCTatgataaatttctatttttaaaaaataaattaatagatttgGGGTAt
It contains:
- the IL17A gene encoding interleukin-17A; translation: MTLVTTSSMFQSLLLLLSLVAIIKAGIAFPQNPGCRNTEDKNFPQHVKVNLNILNRNTNSRRPSDYYNRSTSPWNLHRNEDPERYPSVIWEAKCRHLGCVNNEGNINYHMNSVPIQQEILVLRRESQHCPHSFRLEKMLVAVGCTCVTPIVRHVA